The Salipiger profundus genome has a segment encoding these proteins:
- a CDS encoding FAD:protein FMN transferase: MSKMSTERARIALNGPAMGTRWSALFFADRVRDTDAIRAALQAAVDEVDTQMSMWNAESALMRINAAPVGDWVVVPEQLRAVLRLGLEIGRASGGAFDIGMGDAVTAWGFGPGAAAPEGIRAAMDAPRRPAQEVLEIEGMQLRKTAPVALDLNGIAKGHGVDRLAETLRDHGIADALVGIDGEMRAMGLRPDGEAWIIAVEAPDPDRRTPHSVLALQDAAVATSGDYRHWVEVHGRRLSHTMDPRRGAPLIASPASVTVVARTCAEADAWATALMVLGAERGADLARQRGLDALFLLRDDEGNAMGVGVGRLFSEEPAAIASAGGR; encoded by the coding sequence ATGTCGAAGATGTCTACTGAGCGCGCGCGCATCGCCCTGAACGGCCCCGCCATGGGCACGCGCTGGTCGGCGCTGTTCTTCGCGGATCGGGTCCGCGACACGGATGCAATTCGTGCCGCCCTTCAGGCGGCTGTCGACGAGGTGGACACGCAGATGTCGATGTGGAACGCGGAGAGCGCGCTCATGCGGATCAATGCGGCGCCGGTGGGCGATTGGGTGGTGGTGCCGGAGCAACTGCGGGCGGTCCTGCGCCTCGGGCTCGAGATCGGGCGTGCCTCGGGCGGGGCCTTCGATATCGGCATGGGCGATGCGGTGACGGCCTGGGGTTTCGGGCCCGGGGCCGCCGCGCCCGAGGGTATCCGCGCCGCGATGGACGCCCCCCGCCGCCCGGCTCAGGAGGTGCTGGAGATCGAGGGGATGCAGTTGCGCAAGACCGCGCCCGTCGCGCTGGACCTGAACGGCATCGCCAAGGGCCACGGTGTCGACCGGCTCGCCGAGACCTTGCGCGATCATGGGATTGCCGACGCCCTTGTCGGCATCGACGGTGAGATGCGTGCCATGGGCCTGCGCCCCGATGGCGAGGCATGGATCATCGCGGTAGAAGCGCCGGACCCTGATCGCCGGACGCCGCATTCGGTTCTGGCGCTGCAGGACGCCGCCGTCGCGACCTCCGGTGACTACCGCCATTGGGTCGAGGTGCATGGGCGCCGCCTGTCGCATACCATGGATCCGAGACGTGGCGCGCCGCTGATCGCCTCGCCGGCCTCCGTCACCGTCGTGGCCCGCACCTGTGCCGAGGCCGACGCCTGGGCGACGGCGCTGATGGTGCTCGGTGCGGAGAGGGGTGCGGACCTCGCAAGACAACGTGGACTCGACGCCCTGTTTCTTCTGCGCGATGATGAAGGGAATGCAATGGGCGTGGGAGTCGGGCGTCTTTTTTCCGAAGAACCAGCGGCAATCGCCTCAGCCGGGGGAAGATGA